In Bernardetia litoralis DSM 6794, the genomic window TTTTCTTTATCATTAATTTAAAATTATCATGAAAAAAAATGTATTCCTATTATTGTTTGGCTGTTTGTCCTTTCTATTTTGTTTAGAAACAAAAGCACAATCTAATCCTACTCTTTTTACAAATTCTATTTCCTCATCTAATTCTATTGTAGAAGGAAAAATTATTAAACAAGAGAGTTTTTGGAATAATGACCAAACTATGATTCTGACACGCCATACACTTGAAATCTATAAACTATTCAAAAACTCTACAAATTTATCTGCCTCTACACTTACTTTTACTACAATAGGAGGAAAAGTTGGTAAAGATATAATTACTGCCACTTCACATCATTTTCCTATCAATTATGGAAATTCTGGACTTTTTTTATTAAAACAAGATGGAAGTTCATACCAACTCACAACTGATGGATTTATCTATTATGATATTCTAAATCAAAGTGCAAGTTCAAAAAATAATCATTTTAATAGTGTTCAGAATGAAATTTATACACAACTTTCTACGCCAAGAGTACTAAAAAATGAATCTCTGTTTTTGTCTTCTCCTTCAAATCAACGTACTGATAATATCACAAGTATTGCTCCCACAACTATCACAGCAGGAACACAAAGTATCTTGACCATCAATGGTTCTGGTTTTGGAACTGAAATAAATGAGCAATCAAATATCTATTTTTCATTTGCTCCTAATGGTGGACAAAATGATTATCCTGTTTTACAGTTTGGTTGGATTGGTTTTTTTGGACTTTCTGAGATTGTAGAATGGACAGACACACGCATACAAGTAAGAGTACCAAGTGTAGCAGGAACTGGAAAAGTAACTGTTACAAACTCAAATGGAGAGCGTTTTGTGAGTTCTGAAACTCTCACAATTCCTTATTCTGTAACATCTAGTGATTTGTATTGGTATAATTTTGATGGAGAAACACCTTATGAACAAGAAGCAACCAAAAATTATTTATCTAATTATAATGGAGAAGGTGGTTATACGCTTTTTGTTGATCCAGCTTTTTTTGCAAATACACAACAAATGAACGGACTTACTTCTGCTCTCAATAAATGGCGTTGTGCAACTGGTTTTAATGTCAAAGTTTCAGCAAATCAAGCTCCTATTCCTTATGGTTCTTCTGGAAAAACAAGTATTTCAACTTTTGATGGAAATGAATTTGGTGATATTACTACTCGTAGTTATGCCTATTCGAATGTAGAAGTTTGTAATACAGGAACTGAGCTTGTTCCTTTTGTAAAAGAATTTCAGATTTTTGTCAATTCAGCTATAAATTGGAGTTATTCGGGAACGCCTGCTGCTGGACAAGTAGATTTTGAAAGCGAAATTTTAAAATCTTTAGCTATTGGACATCAAGTAGGCTATGTCAATAATCCGAATGACGTGATGTATTATTTTTTAGAAGAGCAACAACAAAAACAGACTCTTTCTACTACCAATTTAGAAGCTGGTAATTTGATGATGAATTATACAGTCAATGCTAATAATGATTGTGGACTTCCATCTATGCAAAAAGTTACGGCTGCTGATTGTAATAATTCTGTAAATCCTCCTTTGGCTCGTTTTGAAGCTGATGTTACAGAGGCTTGTGAACCTTCTTTACGTGTTCGTTTTGATAATACAAGTAGAAATGCCATTACATATCAATGGACTTTTATAGGAGGAACTCCAGCCACTTCAACTGAAAAAAATCCGACAGTTACTTATGCTGCTGCTGGAAATTTTGCCGTTACTTTAGTAGCTACAAGTGGTGTAGGTTCTAGTACAGAAACAAAAACTGACTTTATTAAAGTAGGAAATGGAATTGATTATGTAGTAGATTTGGGGGCAGATAAAGTAATTTGCCAAGGCGAAAGTACTACACTTGATGCAGGAGAAGTAGCTGATGCAACTTATTTATGGAATACAGGACAAACTACTCGTACAATTATGGTACAAAATGAAGGAACGTATTCAGTTGAGATAAAAAAGAATGGTTGTTCGGTGTCTGACCAAATTCGTGTATCTTATAATACATCTGCAACTGTGGAAGCAGGAGAAAATCAAGCTATTTGTAGAGGAGAAGAGGCACAATTACGAGCAACTGCAACAGGTGGAACTTCTTACCATTGGACTCCAAGTACAGGACTTTCGGACGCTACTATTCTAAATCCAATTGCTACACCTTCTGAAACTACACTTTATACATTAGAAATAACAACAGGTTCGGATTGTGGAACTGTCAAAGATTCAGTTTTAGTAACTATAAAAGATGTTTTAGAATTACCTTTTTTTCCTATTGAAGAACAAATTTATATTTGTGAAAATGATGTGTTTTTTATTGATGCTTATCCTTTAAATGCGACAAACCCAACTTTTAGATGGTCAAATAGAAGTACAGAGCCTTATTTGGAAATAACTGAATCGGGAACATATTGGGTAGAAGTAACTGACCCTAATTTCTGTACATTTAGAGATACAATAGAAGTAATTGCAACGCCAGTTCTGAATGTAGAGGCAAGCACAGAAGAAGGACAAAACATAGTTTGTTTAGGAAATACAATGCGTTTACATGCAACTGGAGCAGCTTATTATGAATGGGAAGGTGAAGGAATTGTAGGTGATTCATTTGTATCAAATCCTTTAGTTTCGCCAAGAGAAACAACTACTTATTTAGTAACTGGTTATGGTGGATTTAGAGGAGCTTGTGAGCCACAAACAGATACAATTACTATTTTTGTAATAGAAAAACCTGTTTTAGAGTTAGGTGATGATGTCATACTTTGCACTGAAACTTCATATCTCATAGATGCAACAGTAGAAAGTTCTACGGCAGTTTATACGTGGGAGGATGGAAGTAATGAAGCTCAAAGAACAATTACAGAAAATGGAATGTACAAAGTTGAAGTGGTTACAGAGTGTGGAATTTTGGAAGATAGCATAAAAGTTACATTCTTCGTACCTTCTACTTTAGCTGACTTTGATTTTGTAGTAGAAGGCACACAAGTTACCTTTGAAAACAAAACTGAAAGTACTTATGAGTTGGAATATGAATGGAATTTTGGAGATGCTTTAAATTCTACAAGTCCAGAACAAAATGCTGTTTTTGTTTATTCAGAAGGTGGAACTTATACAGTTACACTGACTGCAAAAGCAAAAGATTGTGAAGCCCAAGTAAGCATTCAAAAAGGTGTTGTGATAGAAGATTTTGTTACAGGAATTGAAGATGAAATTAGAGCTAAAAAAGTAAATCTATACCCAAACCCAAGTAATACAGGAACTTCTGTCTTGAAATGGCAATCTGATTTAGGAGAAGCTACTTCTTTTGAAATCTATAATACTTTAGGACAAAAAGTAAGTTACCAAGATGTAAATCAAGCCGATAATCAAAACGCTAGTTTGTCTATAGATGCTCAAAATTTACCAAAAGGAATTTATATTGTGATGCTTTCTTTTGAAAATTATACCATTCAGAAAAAATGGGTAATTGAGTAAACGTATAATAAACTTCCTAGTTTGTTGAATAAATAGTCATTAAATACAAAAAAGCCTTATACCTAAATCTTTAGGTGTAAGGCTTTTTTGATTTTTATTCGTAAATTTATTCATTTACCATTCATAATTTATCTTTATCCTATGTCATTACTTACCGTAAAAATATTCCCCAACCTTGTTGAAGCCAATTTATTTAAACTTAGATTAGAAAATGAAGGAATAGACTGTTATTTGTTTGATGAAAATATTGCAGGAATGGATATTACCTATGATGTAGCCATTGGAGGAATCAAAGCAAAGGTCAATTCAAGTGATACCGAAAGAGTAAAAAAAGTATTACAAAAACTAGAAGCCGAACAAAAGGCAAAAGATATTTTTATCAAATGTCCTGTTTGTGAATCTACGGAACACTATGAAAACTTTGTTTCTATAAAAGGTTGGTGGGCTATTGTTTGGACTTTTTTAGGAGTTGGTCGTCAAACACAAAATTATAAATGCAAAGAATGTAATAATGAGTTTGAATTGTAGAATAAATGCTATTAACATAAGTGTTCTTGAATTAAAATAGAAAGAATTTATTTTCCTCATAAATCACTTCAAAAATAAGAATATTTATTTTAACTTTATTTTTATAATTTTGAATTTAAAACAAAATAAAACCTTATTTTTGTAAATCTTATATCAACTTATTTAAAAGACTTATTCTTACCAAATGAATCCTACTTTCGTTCATCGTATAGTTTTTAGTAGCATATTTTTGCTCAAAATACTGTCTTAGATTTTGATAATTATGAACCTTTAGAAGCAAAAGGAAAAATTCCTGAAGCATTTTTGAAGCGTACAAGCGATTTTTACGAATCAAAGAGAGACAAAAATGTAGTTACTATTGATAAAAATTTAGAAGAAAATAAAGATAAATTTGATGTAATTTCAAGCTATCACCTAAATCAACTTCTTTGGAGTGGTTCTGTTTTATTTGGTGATACAGTTACTACTTATGTACAAGCTGTAGGAAATAAAGTATTAGAAAATTATCCAGAACTACAAGGCAAAATACAGTTTTACGTAACCAAGGAGCATTCTGTAAATGCTTTTACAACACCAGAAGGTTTTATTTTTGTCAATTTAGGACTTTTGGCGCATTTAGACAATGAGGCGCAACTTGCTTTTATTCTAGCTCACGAAATAACTCATTTTACCAAAAAACACAGTATTAATCAGTTTTTGTATAATAGAGATGTAGAAAAAAATAGTAAAGGAAGTATTGCTCGTTTACTTTCTAGGTCAAAATCTCTATATGAAGAACAAGCCAAAAAGAGTTCGTATTCAAAAGAACAAGAAATAGAAGCTGATGATGAAGGATGGAATATTTTTAGCAAAACAAAATATGATTTATCAGAAGCCGTAGCAGCTTTTAGTGCTTTAAAAAATTCTCGTTATCCATTTGATACACTTATTTTTGAGAGTAAATTTTTAAATAATTCATATATTAATCTTCCAGATAGTTTTTATTATAGAGATGTTACTCATTTTGTAGAAATGCCAAAACTTAGTGAAAAGGAAATAGAAAAAATAAAAACCTTACAAACTCACCCAGATATTGAAGAAAGAATAAAAATTGCTTTGACAAAAATGGCTTCAAAAGCTGAAAATGAAGGAAGTAAATATTTAGTTTCAGAAGAGCATTTTAAATTGGCTCAAAAAATAGCTCGTTTTGAGCTTTGTAATCTTTATTTACAAGAAGAGCAATTTGTAGATGCTATCTATACAGCTTTGATTTTGGAATCTCAATATGGAAAAAATAAATATTCAGAATTTTGTATTGTGAGAGCTTTGTATGGTTTGGCTGCTTATGATATTTATGGAAAACGAATTTATTTAGAACACCCTTATAATGAAATCAACTGGAAGGGTAGAAATTGGTTTTATGCTTTAGAAGACTTACACCACGACCAAATAGCCGTTTTGGCTGCTGCTCACATGATAGAATTTGCTGATAAATATAAAGAGTATGAATATCTTTATTACTTTGTTCCTAAGCTATTTTTTGAGGAAGAGCTAAAAATAGTAAATGAAATCACTAGGAGGGAAGGTTCTTCGCTTAGTTATTATAATGCTGATACAGACTCTAAAAGAAATTATGATGTTTCCTTGAGAGAATTGATAGATATGGGAGTAATGGAAGACACTTGGTTGAAAATAAAAGCAAATGAAAAAATAAAATATTTAGGGTTGTTAGATGAAGGAAGAGGATTAAAAAGAGGATTAGCTAAAATTTTTGAACTAGGATATTTAGAAGAAAATACACTTGAAGAACAAGAAGAAGCTACTAAAGCATTCGAAAAATATATTACCAAAGATTCGAAAATAGTAGGCACTCCAGAAGTAATCTTAGATGAAAAAATACTGATTGTCCGTCCTATTTTTGTAGATATTCGTAAAAAAAAAAGAAAGAAAAAGAGAATTTAGTGGAGCTTTTAGAAGCAGGACAAATAGCTCTTATTGATAGTATCACTTCTTATAATAAAAACCGTATAGATAAAAATAGACTTTCTATTATTGCTCCTAATTTGTTTGAGGCAGAAGATGTGCAAAAATACAATGATTTATCTTCTATAAATTTGCTTGCAGGTTTGTATTACAGTAGAGATGCTGTTCAACAGATGAGATTGGTAGATATTCCTAATCTTGAAAGGCTAGGAAAAAAATATGATACCAAATATTTGGCACGTCTAGTAGTTATACAAGATAAATACGAATCTGGTGTATTTATACAGTTACAAAATCTAAAAAGTGGATTAATACAACTAGAGTTATTAAAAACAACTCAAAATTACATAAGAAACGATACATGGGAAATGAAGCTCAAAAAATTATTAAATTATTAAACACACTAGCAGAAAAATATAAATCTATCACTATGAAATATTTACTTTTATTTATTTTAAGCTGTCTTATCAGCACTTCAGTTTTTGCACAAGTATTTTTCAAACAGCGAGTTTATGGAAACGAAAAGCGTGAAGAAAAGACACTCTCAACAGTAGAGGTTGATAATAGTTATGAAGTAGGAAAAGCTAAAATAAAAGGAGAAACATATATTCTATTTAATACTCACACTAGCGAGTGGAAAGAACAACCTATAAACTTTCATAGAAGAACAGCTATTTTTTATCTCAAAGATGAAAAAAAGGCTCTTTCACTATCAGAGGGAAAACAACTAATGAAAGAACTAGGAGAGCGAAAAGTAGTTGCTGCAATCAATAAATCTAAATTAGGAACTGCAGGAGGAAGATTATTTCAATATATAGGATGTATGGGCGGTGCTTTAGCTATTATTAATTTAGCAAGAAATGCTGTAGATGGTGTTAATGAACGAGGACTAGCAGTTTTAGGAGCTTCAGCAGTAGTTTGGTACGGAGGAAGACAACTAGTTATTCTTTCAAGGAATCCAATAAGAAATCGCTTAGATGAATATAATTCTCGTTTAGCAAAAACAGAAAAGAATTTTTATCCTAGTTTTAAGCCTTCAGCAATTACATTCAAACCTGTTCAGACAAGTCCTTTTACTCCTTCTATTACTCCAACTTTAGGATTGTCTTGGAAACTATAAATCAGTTACCAGTAATCAGTAACCAGTTAATTTCGAATGATAAGTTAAAGCCTTATGAAACTCAAAAATTCATAAGGTTTTATTTTTTGTTTCTTTGTTATTTTAGAATTGTGTATTTTCGTTTTACAAATGTATTTTCTCTAAACTCTTCATTCTGTGTGGTTAAAATGTATTTACTCGTAATTTTTAATCCATAATTCGTAATTGTGTATGTTTTTAACCGAATATTCTAGTGCTTGGATAATTGTAGCTTTACTTTTGGGAGCAGGTTATGCTGCTTTGTTGTATCATAAAAGAAGTTCGCCTTGGGGTAAAAACTGGCAAAAAGCATTGGCAGCCGTTCGTTTTTTGTGGGTTTCTATGCTTGCTATTTTATTAATAGGACTTTTGATGCAGCAATTTATTACTCGTTATGAAAATCCTACGGTTGTTTTTGCGATTGATAATTCGGCTTCTATTTTGTTGCAAGAAGATTCTGCCAAAATAAATGAAACTCTAAATTCTATCCAAAAAACAGCTCAAAACCTTGAAGAAAAAGGATTTGATGTAGAATTTAAGACTTTAAATAATTTAGAAAATGATAGCATACAAGATAATTCTGATAAAATAAATTTCAATTATACTTCCTCGCCAATTAGTGATTTATTGAGAAATATTCAAAGTGAATTTGAAAATCGTAATCTTTCAAATGTAATTTTGCTTTCTGATGGTGCTTATAATCAAGGTCTTTCGCCTGATATTTCGCCTTATTCTTTTTCACTTCAAACGATTGGAGTAGGCGATACAATTCCTAAAAAGGATATAATATTGAAAAGTCTTTTTCATAATAAAATGGCGTATTTGGGAAATCAATTTCCAATAGTTGCAGAAGTTACGCATACAGGTTTTGAGAATAGAGAAGTTACAGCAGTTTTATCACAAAATGGAAGAACAATTTCTACCAAAAAAGTGAAATTTAGTTCGAATCAAAACGACCTTAAAAGTGTAGAGTTTTTAGTAAAAGCAACTTCAAAAGGTATTCAACATTATGTTGTTACGATTGTGCCACAAGATGGAGAATTTACAACTCAAAATAATACTGCTCACGCTTATATTGATATTATTGATAGCAAAGAAAAAATACTTTTAGTTGCTGGTGCGCCTCATCCAGATATAAAAGCGTTTCGTGCAGCTATTGAGAAAAATGAAAATTATAAATTTGATATTTATTTGCCTTATTTGCGCCCAACAGAATTAGAAGATAATTATGATTTAATAATTTATCATCAATTTCCTGATAAAATGGGAAAACCTCTACCAATTTTAGAAAAACTTAGAAAACTTACTTCTGCCGAACTTTTTATTATTGGAGCGCAAAGTGATTATAATGCTTTCAATTCTCTGAATACAGGCGTAAAAATTCGTCCTTTGGGAAATCAATCTGATAAAGTAATTCCTTTTTGGAACTCTAATTTTTCAAAGTTTTATCTTACAGATGAGCAGAAAAGTCGTTTTGCTTCTTATCCTCCTGCGCTTGTTCCTTTTGCAGATTATGATATTTCGCCACAAGCTGAAATTATGCTTTATCAACGAGTTGGGAATATTCAAACTAAAAAACCGTTAGTTGTGATGAGCGAACAAAACGGCAAAAAAGCAGGAATTTGGCTTGCTGAAAATACATGGAAATGGCGATTAAATGAATATGCAGAGAATAAAAATCAAGAAGGATATGATGCACTTTTGAGTAAAATAATTCAATATCTTTCTACCAAAGAAGATAAAAGACGTTTCAGAGTTTCGCCAACTGCTTCTCAATTTTCTACCTCAGATGGTGTCACTTTTGATGTGGAGGTATATAATTCGATTTATGAACCACTTTTAGGACAAAATATTCGTTTAGAAATCAAAGATGAAGACGAAAAAACAAGAACTTATACATTTACAAATAATTCTTCTCCGTTTAGATATTCGGCTTCTGCACTTTCTGAAGGTGCATATTCTTTTAAAGCAACCACACAATTAGATGGAAAAACAGAAACTTCTATTGGTCAATTTACAGTAAAAGAAATAAAACTAGAAAGTCTAAATGCAACAGCAGATTTTGGAGTAATGCGACGACTTGCCCAGCAAAATAAAGGTAATTTTTATACACTCAACAACTTGCAAGTTTTACAAGATTCTTTACAAAATCAAGTTCCAACTCCGACTGTTTTTAGAAATGAACAGCTTTCAGAAGTAATTAATCTTTGGTGGATAATGCTCTTGATTATTGGATTGGCTAGTTTTGAATGGGGTGTTCGTAAATTTCAAGGTGGCTACTAATGTATAACAGATGTTTCAAAAATCAACCTCCACAACCATTCAAACGACTATATTTTTCTCTTGCTTGTTGTCTTAATTCCTCTTGTTCTTCTTCTGAAAGTTGATTCATTCTTTCTTCTGCTTCTTTTATATGGTCGTTTTTTTCTTGTTTGTTTTTACTTTCTTGATTTAGATTTTCTTCTTTCGGATTTTCTTGATTTTTCATAATTATAATTATTTTAAGATTAATTTATAAAGATTGTTTAAAAAATTAGTTTGTATTTATCATAAGAATCATACAAATCACTCGTTAATCATTTACTGCAATTTCTGCCAAATATCTTCAAAATTTTGTGGGTTTTGAATAATAGAATAAATTTTTTCGGCTATAAATTGAGGTTTTGCAAGTTGATTATTCTTTTTTAATTCTTTAAAATGTTTTACATTTGAGAACTCATCTTGCTTTGTTTTTCTAATTTGTCCTTGCATATTTGTATCAACTACACCCACCGAAACATTGAAAATTTGTGTATTTTGATTTACTATTTTTTCCTCTTCTTTTATCACTTCTCCAAAAAGATTCAATCCAGCTTTTGAAGCACAATAAGAACTCCAGCCATCAATCGGACGCTGTGAAGCTCCAGAAGTAACATTAATGATTACCTTTTCTATATTTCCAAAAGTAGCAGTATCAAACGTATGTAAAAATTCATTCATCAAAACAAAAGGAGCAATCGTATTAATATTCATCGTTTTGATAATATCTTGACTAGGAATTTTGCCTACATAACCCACTTCTCCAAGTGTTCCAGCGTTGTTTATCAAAACTACTTTATCAATTTTAGTTTTTATTCTTTTCTCTAAATCTAGTTTTCCAAAAAATCCTATTAAATTATCTATTTCTGATAAATCAAAAGTATGGTGTTTGTAGTTTTGGTGATGAATAGCTTGTGTACGAGAAATTCCTTCTACCAAAACATCATTTTCAGTTGATAAAATATGATTTGTCAGCGCATAACCAATGCCACTACTTGTACCTGTGATGAAATAAAGCGTTTTCATTTTCTTTTAGTTTATCGGATTTACAGAATAAAAAAGTAATTTTATAGTTTTAGAAGTGTTTTAGAGAGTTTTTTGTTTTGTAAATAGCAAACAGTTTGTAAAACTTTCAATAGAAAACTTTGTAAGTAGTTTGCCTAAGCAAACTCTGACAATAGTTTAAAACAACGAAAAATGGAATCAAAAACTATTGTCAGAGTCCGATTACGGACTACTTACAAAGTTTAAACGACTTATATATCAATATTATAAAAATGAAAAATCTAGCTTTCTTACTTCTATTTCTAACTTTGTTTACTGCTTGTAAGCAAAAAGAAGAAAAATTACCAGTAAATCCAGAACAATGGCTTTCTCAAATCAAAAACGAAGAAGCCAAAAAAAGAACCATTGATGTTCTTGAAAAAATATATATTTCTACAGCTTATTCTGTTTTGGAAAAGGATAGTTTGTCGGAAATGCAAGTGAACTTTGCGAATTGTGGGTTTACAGAAAACCAAGAAAGAGTATCAAGTTCTGTTGTTGGTATATTACTTAATAGAGATATTAGGAGAAATTTTTTAGATAAAATGTATCGAAAAGATTCAATAGTTGCTAAAGCTGCTTTTCATGTTTTACTAGATACAAATAGCATAGATTTAGGAAGATATTACAATTCGTATAAAGACAAACAATACTCTATCAAAAAAGAAGTAGAACCTTCAAAACAACTTGAAAAGATAGAAAATGAGCTTTTATCTTATCTGAAAGTACGTCCTTACTATGATTATGGTAGAGAAGACTCAATAAGTAAAGTTGGAATGTTACTAGAAAAGGCATTAAAACAACCTAATTCTTATGAATATGGATTACCAAAATTTATAGAAAAAAACGGATTTTTAGTTTCAGAAGATAAAAAATTTAGACTCCATTCTTATAAATTTGGACATGGAAATTCTGTAAGTGCATACGTTTACATTCATTACCGTTCTACTGAGGGTTCACAAAGTATTTTCAAAGAAATAGACTCATTAGGAATGGAAGGAGTACCAAAACTTGTTTTTCAGTTGGAAGAAAATAAATATGGAATATTTTATAATCATGGAGTAGGTGGAATGGATTATCATGTTTTAGTACAGGTTTATGAAGTAAAAGATAATAAAATAGTTCTTTGTAAAGATTGTGTAGAAGGAGAACATACAAAATTTTATATGAAACAAACTAGAGGAAGTACTTTTCCAGTTTACGACTATTCAAAGAAAGAACTATCTTTTGACAAAGGCATGTTTCGTGGGTTTGGAGATATTCCTTATTGGAATAATGTTGGTTATACTATAAAACAGCCTATTATAGAAGATAAAAGTAAAAGAGCAATAAAGAGGCAGAATATGGAAAGAAGAGTTTTAAAATGGAACGGAGAAAGATTAATCTCAAAGCCTTTTATTTGTTGTGAAGAATAAAAAAATAATTTTTGTTATTTGTAGGTCAAAGGCTTGCCTTTGACTGTTATATTTTGAAAAAAAATGAACGAAGAACTATACATGCAACGTGCCTTACAACTTGCCGAAAAAGGCAAAGGTTCTGTAAGTCCGAATCCTTTAGTCGGTTGTGTAATTGTAGCCGAAAACCGAATTATTGGAGAAGGTTATCACAAAAAATATGGAGAAGCACACGCAGAAGTAAATGCACTCAATAGCATTTCAGAAGAAGACAAAAATTTACTTCAAGAAGCGACTGTTTATGTTACTTTAGAGCCTTGTAGTCACTTTGGAAAAACACCTCCTTGTGCTGATGCGCTCATTAAAGCACATGTCAAAAAAGTAGTTATTGCCACGCTTGACCCAAATCCGTTGGTAGCTCAAAATGATGCAGGAAGAGGAATTCAAAAACTAAAAGATGCAGGAATTGAAGTTTTTGTAGGAATGTGTGAGCAGGAAGCAAAATATCAAAACAGACGTTTTATGACTGCTTTTATAAAAAAACGTCCGTATATTATTTTGAAGTGGGCGCAAACGGCAGACGGATTTATAGCCAGAAAAGATGGTTCTTCAAAATGGATTAGTAATGGGGTTTCTAGGAAATTGGTGCATAAATGGAGAAGCGAAGAAGACGGGATTGTGGTAGGGAAAAATACCGTTTTACAGGACAATCCAAAATTAAATGTAAGAGAATGGACAGGCAAAAATCCGACACGAATTATCTTAGCAGGAAATGGTTTTGATGAGTTGAACTCTAGCTTTTCTGTTTTTGATGATTCGCAAGCGACACTTTTTTATGCTTATTCTGATAATGACATAAATGATAACTCAAAAAAGACTACTTTTGTAAATAAATTTTTACAAACAGAATTGATAGAGCTAAACCAAATTAATTTTTGGCAAGAACTATTTAAAGATTTACATAGTAAAAATATTCATTCTGTTTTTATAGAAGGTGGAAGTAAAATTTTACATTCCTTGATAGAAAATGAATTTTATGATGAAATTCGTCGTTTTACAGCTCCAAACGTCTTTTTTAATGAAGGCTTTGAAGCTCCAAAAATTTCTATTTCGCCTATGAAAACAGAGTTTATAGAAGACAACAAACTTGAAATTTTTATAAAATAGATTTCTCGTTCAAGCATTTGCTTGGATGTTCTTTTTTGCAAGCATATGCTTGCCAAGAAGTAAGCACAAGATAGAATCTTGCGCTAGAAATGTAGTTTTAATTCGTAATTGAACAAAAAATGATTCTTTCAGATAAAGAAATATTAATCGAAATTGAAAAAGGAACTATTTTAGTTGAGCCTTTTGATAGAGAATGTTTGGGAACAAACTCCTATGATGTGCATTTGGGTAAATTTTTGGCTACTTATGAAGACGAAATTTTGGATGCAAAGGCACATAACAAAATTACAACTTTTGATATTCCAGAAGAAGGTTTGGTACTTCGTCCTGATACTTTATATTTAGGAGTAACAGCAGAATATACCGAAACACTTGCTCATGTTCCTTTTTTGGAGGGAAAATCTAGCGTAGGAAGACTAGGAATTGATATTCATGCAACAGCAGGAAAAGGCGATGTTGGTTTTTGTAATGCGTGGACATTAGAAATTTCGGTTACACAGCCTGTGCGTATTTATGCAGGAATGCCGATTGGTCAGCTTATTTATTTCAAAGTA contains:
- the dcd gene encoding dCTP deaminase, yielding MILSDKEILIEIEKGTILVEPFDRECLGTNSYDVHLGKFLATYEDEILDAKAHNKITTFDIPEEGLVLRPDTLYLGVTAEYTETLAHVPFLEGKSSVGRLGIDIHATAGKGDVGFCNAWTLEISVTQPVRIYAGMPIGQLIYFKVEGEVERPYNKKNSAKYNQRSTKPVESMMWKNKF